From the genome of Fusobacterium varium, one region includes:
- the yjjP_2 gene encoding Inner membrane protein YjjP, translating into MNNKNSILKEKIEENNVLFVACYMGRLILQNGGETYRTEETIRRTCEYYGIKANSFATLNTIITSIDSFDGKRYSKVDRIDSRTLNLDKVDRLNNIARNLNKYKISEVKEKIMEIEAEDKMNFRKKVLGNVLVGSAFAILFKGGIRDSVVALISTFILACTDEFIKDLKLNNFFVNFIGGVIAAIISLMFFKFNFIDDISISIISALMLLVPGISFTNSIRDIIAGDFVSGISRGVEAVTTGIALASGSGMILSIFL; encoded by the coding sequence ATGAATAATAAAAATAGTATTTTAAAAGAAAAAATAGAAGAAAATAATGTTCTTTTTGTAGCTTGTTATATGGGGAGATTGATACTGCAAAATGGTGGTGAAACTTATAGAACAGAAGAAACTATAAGAAGAACATGTGAATACTATGGAATAAAAGCCAATAGTTTTGCAACTTTAAATACTATAATTACTTCAATAGATTCTTTTGATGGAAAAAGATATTCAAAAGTAGATAGAATAGATTCAAGAACTTTGAATTTAGACAAGGTAGATAGATTGAATAATATAGCTAGAAATCTTAATAAATATAAAATATCAGAAGTAAAAGAAAAAATAATGGAAATAGAAGCTGAAGATAAGATGAATTTTAGAAAAAAAGTATTGGGAAATGTACTTGTTGGAAGTGCATTTGCCATACTTTTCAAAGGAGGGATAAGAGATAGCGTTGTAGCTCTTATCTCTACCTTTATCCTTGCATGTACAGATGAGTTTATAAAAGATTTAAAATTAAATAACTTTTTTGTAAATTTTATTGGAGGGGTTATAGCAGCTATAATTTCATTGATGTTTTTTAAATTTAACTTTATAGATGATATATCTATTTCTATAATTTCTGCTTTGATGCTTCTTGTGCCAGGAATTTCTTTTACTAATTCAATAAGAGATATTATAGCAGGAGATTTTGTTTCTGGAATATCAAGAGGAGTAGAAGCTGTAACTACAGGAATAGCATTAGCCTCGGGATCAGGAATGATACTTTCTATTTTTCTATGA
- the lysA_2 gene encoding Diaminopimelate decarboxylase: protein MMRINIGIDAHTHEYIKTSKHSSKFGESIFDERITEIVGKIVKDENMEFLGFHCHIGSQIFDTKAFHEGIESMVKETKKISEVLGIYIPEINLGGGFGVYYTEKDTAIDVEQFMKSMIEHLERSLEAEKMKLKKVSIEPGRSIVANAGSTLYTVGGTKTTYGGVKYIFIDGGMTDNIRPALYQAEYEAVVANKINEPAEDVVTIAGKCCESGDLIIKNGKLAKAETGDLILVATTGAYGYSMSNNYNKAPKPAVVFVKDGKSALSIKRESLEDLVRNDVLIDI, encoded by the coding sequence ATGATGAGAATAAATATTGGAATAGATGCTCATACACATGAATATATAAAAACTTCTAAACATTCATCAAAATTTGGAGAATCAATATTCGATGAGAGAATAACAGAAATTGTAGGAAAGATAGTTAAAGATGAAAACATGGAATTTTTAGGTTTCCATTGTCATATTGGATCTCAAATATTTGATACTAAAGCTTTTCATGAAGGAATAGAATCTATGGTAAAAGAAACTAAAAAAATATCAGAAGTTTTAGGAATATATATTCCAGAAATAAATCTTGGAGGAGGATTTGGAGTATACTATACAGAGAAGGATACAGCAATAGATGTAGAACAATTTATGAAATCTATGATAGAACATTTAGAAAGAAGTTTAGAAGCTGAAAAGATGAAATTAAAAAAAGTTTCTATTGAGCCAGGAAGAAGTATTGTTGCTAATGCAGGAAGCACTTTATACACAGTTGGAGGAACAAAAACTACTTATGGGGGAGTAAAATATATATTTATAGATGGAGGAATGACTGACAATATAAGACCAGCATTATATCAAGCTGAGTATGAAGCTGTAGTAGCAAATAAAATTAATGAACCAGCAGAAGATGTAGTGACAATAGCTGGAAAATGTTGTGAATCTGGAGATTTAATAATTAAAAATGGGAAACTGGCAAAGGCTGAAACAGGTGACTTAATATTGGTAGCAACAACAGGGGCTTATGGGTACTCAATGTCTAACAATTATAATAAAGCTCCAAAACCAGCAGTAGTATTTGTTAAAGATGGAAAAAGTGCTCTATCAATAAAGAGGGAAAGTTTGGAAGATCTTGTTAGAAACGATGTATTGATAGATATTTAG
- a CDS encoding Uncharacterized conserved protein, translating to MIIQITAAIVATLGFGILFGLNRKKLFYAGMSGGIGWFFYLISLKVNLSEAIAFLAASLSMTIYSEIMARKLKSPAITFLIGGFIPLVPGSGVYYTMYGLIKNDMQMTVQKGIQTFIIAGAIAVGILLGSTICQIYFSKKKKA from the coding sequence ATGATTATTCAAATAACTGCAGCAATAGTAGCAACTTTAGGATTTGGAATACTTTTTGGATTAAATAGAAAAAAATTATTCTATGCAGGAATGAGTGGAGGAATAGGATGGTTTTTTTATTTAATATCATTAAAAGTAAATTTATCAGAAGCAATAGCATTTTTAGCAGCTTCATTATCAATGACAATATATTCAGAAATAATGGCTCGAAAATTAAAATCTCCTGCAATAACATTTCTTATTGGTGGATTTATACCATTAGTTCCAGGAAGTGGAGTTTATTATACTATGTATGGACTTATAAAAAATGATATGCAGATGACAGTTCAAAAAGGAATACAGACATTTATAATAGCTGGGGCTATAGCAGTAGGAATACTTTTAGGTTCTACAATATGTCAGATATACTTTTCAAAGAAGAAAAAAGCATGA
- the lysA_1 gene encoding Diaminopimelate decarboxylase, with product MKLFGTMKAENGILEIGGIKVTELAEKYGTPLYIMDQSLIEENIIKYKNNFKSSKFDTSIVYASKAFLSKAICQLVEKYDIEIDAVSGGELYTIKTSGLPMKKVHMHGNNKTDEELEMCLDYEIGSIIIDNEEEIERLSRICKEKNKKLKL from the coding sequence ATGAAATTATTTGGTACTATGAAAGCAGAAAATGGAATATTAGAAATAGGAGGAATAAAAGTTACTGAATTAGCAGAGAAATATGGAACACCTCTATATATAATGGATCAATCTCTTATAGAAGAAAATATAATTAAATATAAAAATAATTTTAAAAGTAGTAAATTTGATACATCTATTGTATATGCTTCCAAAGCATTTTTATCAAAAGCCATATGCCAGTTAGTTGAAAAATATGATATAGAAATAGATGCTGTATCTGGAGGAGAATTATATACTATAAAAACAAGTGGACTTCCTATGAAAAAAGTTCATATGCATGGAAATAATAAAACTGATGAAGAATTAGAAATGTGTCTTGATTATGAAATAGGAAGCATTATTATTGATAACGAAGAGGAGATAGAAAGATTATCAAGAATATGTAAAGAAAAAAATAAAAAATTAAAGTTATGA
- the yxeP_5 gene encoding Uncharacterized hydrolase YxeP, translating into MNIKRLKEEIEKEKDWLIDVRRDFHKNPELGQEEYRTMEKICEYLTKMGISYKDKIFKTGVIAEIKGEDTNYTIALRADIDALPIIDKKHTSYASINEGKCHACGHDAHTTIALGVAKYFSDNKIIPPCNIRFLFQPAEETVGGAKPMIQEGALKNVDCVFGLHVDEYLPTGHIGIKYGAMNASSDTLKINIYGKSCHGAYPSDGVDAILVASHVMVALQSIVSRNIDARESGVVTIGTIHGGTQGNIIADKVQLVGTLRTLNPEVRKTMLEKIEEIVTNVPKAFGGSGEFIREEGYTALINHDKEVDIVRENAVDLLGENNIFEKKTANMGVEDFAYFIENTPGAFFTLGVKNKEKGIDAPAHNGLFDIDEDALMIGVEMQILNIYSAFNKK; encoded by the coding sequence ATGAATATTAAGAGGCTAAAAGAAGAAATTGAAAAAGAAAAGGATTGGCTTATAGATGTTAGAAGAGATTTTCATAAAAATCCAGAGTTAGGACAAGAAGAATATAGGACAATGGAAAAAATATGTGAATATTTAACAAAAATGGGAATATCATATAAAGATAAAATATTCAAAACAGGTGTAATTGCAGAAATAAAAGGAGAAGATACCAATTATACAATAGCGTTGAGAGCTGATATAGATGCTCTACCTATAATAGATAAAAAGCATACTTCTTATGCCTCAATTAATGAAGGAAAATGTCATGCCTGTGGACATGATGCACACACAACTATTGCTTTAGGAGTAGCTAAATATTTTTCAGATAATAAAATAATTCCTCCATGTAATATAAGATTTTTATTTCAACCAGCTGAAGAAACAGTGGGGGGAGCTAAACCTATGATACAAGAGGGAGCTCTTAAAAATGTTGATTGTGTATTTGGATTACATGTAGATGAATATTTGCCAACAGGTCATATAGGAATAAAATATGGAGCAATGAATGCTTCATCAGATACTCTTAAAATAAATATATATGGAAAATCTTGTCATGGAGCATATCCTAGTGATGGAGTAGATGCAATTCTTGTTGCCTCTCATGTAATGGTAGCCCTTCAATCTATAGTAAGTAGAAATATAGATGCTAGAGAAAGTGGAGTTGTTACTATTGGAACGATTCATGGTGGAACTCAGGGAAATATAATAGCAGATAAAGTTCAATTAGTAGGAACATTAAGAACATTAAATCCAGAGGTAAGAAAGACAATGCTGGAAAAAATTGAAGAGATAGTAACTAATGTTCCTAAAGCTTTTGGAGGAAGTGGAGAATTTATAAGAGAGGAAGGATATACTGCTCTTATAAATCATGACAAAGAGGTAGATATAGTAAGAGAAAATGCTGTAGATCTTTTAGGAGAAAATAATATTTTTGAGAAAAAGACTGCAAATATGGGTGTAGAAGATTTTGCATATTTTATTGAGAATACTCCTGGAGCATTTTTTACTTTAGGGGTCAAAAATAAGGAAAAAGGGATAGATGCCCCTGCTCATAATGGGCTATTTGATATAGATGAAGATGCACTTATGATTGGAGTAGAAATGCAGATATTAAATATATATTCAGCTTTTAATAAAAAATAA
- the dapF gene encoding Diaminopimelate epimerase, which translates to MKFSKMQAAGNDFILVNGMIEKSLNWNETAKKVCDRHFGIGADGLMFCESSSKADIKMYYYNSDGSRGEMCGNGIRCFAKFIYDNGIVKKEKFSVETDAGIKYIKLDIGIEGNIEYLEVDMGKIDFRGKEIPCTIQKENILEEEIFIENKKIVFSSVLMGVPHTTIFVENFDEYDVNEIGSLMEKNDIFPEKTNVNFAKIITNDTIMIKTWERGAGRTLGCGTGCCATAALAYKLGKIKKNKIKLLAEGGELFIEIGENYEITMSGKAETICHGEFLK; encoded by the coding sequence ATGAAATTTTCAAAAATGCAGGCAGCAGGAAATGATTTTATTCTTGTAAATGGTATGATAGAAAAATCTCTTAATTGGAATGAAACAGCCAAAAAAGTATGTGATAGACATTTTGGTATAGGAGCTGATGGACTCATGTTTTGTGAAAGCAGTTCAAAAGCAGATATTAAAATGTATTATTATAATTCTGATGGTTCAAGAGGAGAGATGTGTGGCAATGGAATAAGATGTTTTGCAAAATTTATATATGATAATGGAATTGTAAAAAAGGAAAAGTTCTCAGTAGAAACAGATGCTGGAATAAAATATATTAAACTTGATATAGGAATAGAAGGAAATATAGAATATCTTGAAGTTGATATGGGAAAAATTGATTTTAGGGGAAAAGAAATTCCTTGTACTATACAAAAAGAAAATATTTTAGAAGAAGAAATATTTATAGAAAATAAAAAAATAGTTTTTTCAAGTGTACTTATGGGAGTTCCACATACAACTATTTTTGTAGAGAATTTTGATGAATATGATGTAAATGAAATAGGAAGCCTTATGGAGAAAAATGATATTTTTCCTGAAAAAACAAATGTGAATTTTGCTAAAATAATAACAAATGATACTATTATGATAAAAACATGGGAAAGAGGAGCAGGAAGAACACTTGGTTGTGGAACTGGGTGTTGTGCAACAGCAGCTTTAGCTTATAAGTTAGGAAAAATAAAGAAAAATAAGATAAAACTTTTGGCTGAAGGAGGAGAGCTTTTTATAGAAATAGGTGAGAATTATGAAATAACTATGTCTGGAAAAGCAGAAACAATATGTCATGGAGAGTTTTTAAAGTAA
- the clcA gene encoding H(+)/Cl(-) exchange transporter ClcA, whose amino-acid sequence MNSEKTAEDNLRLLQKGSGKLYMLCLGVGIMTGLIVSVYRWGLGYANHIRESIFSHEDMESPMFLAMVWVGFIGIGLLVDLIAKKYPKTSGSGIPQVKGIILRQLDYVKWFQELIAKFIGGLFGIGCGLSLGREGPSVQLGSYIGYGVTKIFKRDSVEKKYLVTSGASAGLAGAFGAPLAGVMFSLEELHKFISSKLLICTFLASIASDFVGRRIFGMQTAFNLTVNYPKEINPYFQFGLFVCFGIVIAFFGKIFTMTLVKIQDIYKGAKLPRWAKVSFVMTTSFILCFILPEVTGGGHELVEEMAGGNRTIKLLVIIFVVKLLFTALSYATGFAGGIFLPMLVLGAILGKIYGILLVNILGVGPEFIPHYMVLGMAGYFVAVVRAPITGAVLILEMTGNFDHLLALVTVSVIAYYITDLLGLEPIYEILYEKMAKDVPSEKVEPSKKTIITVPVTGESELDGKRICEIKWAEDILVVAIIRNEHEIIPKGNTKIEAGDRITILLPEKKVHIMKESLYKLGTCS is encoded by the coding sequence ATGAATTCTGAAAAAACTGCAGAAGATAATTTAAGATTATTACAAAAGGGAAGCGGAAAACTGTATATGCTCTGTTTAGGTGTTGGGATAATGACAGGTCTTATTGTTTCCGTTTATAGATGGGGATTAGGATATGCTAACCATATTAGGGAAAGTATTTTTAGTCATGAAGATATGGAAAGTCCAATGTTTCTAGCTATGGTATGGGTAGGATTTATTGGTATTGGTTTGTTAGTGGATTTGATTGCAAAAAAATATCCTAAAACATCTGGTAGTGGTATACCTCAAGTAAAAGGAATAATTTTAAGGCAACTTGATTATGTGAAATGGTTTCAAGAGTTGATTGCAAAATTCATTGGGGGATTGTTTGGAATTGGGTGTGGACTTTCTCTAGGGAGAGAAGGACCTTCTGTACAGCTGGGTTCTTATATTGGATATGGAGTTACTAAAATCTTTAAGAGAGATTCTGTTGAAAAGAAATATCTGGTAACAAGTGGAGCAAGTGCAGGATTAGCAGGAGCTTTTGGAGCACCTTTAGCTGGAGTTATGTTTAGTTTGGAAGAGCTGCATAAATTTATATCTTCTAAACTTTTAATATGTACTTTTTTAGCTAGTATTGCATCTGATTTTGTAGGAAGAAGAATATTTGGTATGCAGACAGCTTTTAATCTAACTGTAAATTATCCTAAGGAAATAAACCCTTATTTTCAATTTGGTTTATTTGTTTGTTTTGGTATAGTTATAGCATTTTTTGGAAAAATATTTACAATGACTTTAGTAAAAATTCAAGATATATATAAAGGAGCTAAATTACCAAGATGGGCAAAAGTTTCTTTTGTTATGACAACTTCATTTATTTTATGTTTTATTCTACCAGAAGTTACAGGTGGAGGACATGAATTAGTTGAAGAAATGGCAGGAGGAAATAGAACTATAAAGTTACTTGTTATTATATTTGTTGTAAAATTATTATTTACAGCACTATCATATGCAACAGGTTTTGCTGGAGGAATATTTCTTCCAATGTTAGTATTGGGAGCTATATTAGGAAAGATATATGGAATACTGTTGGTTAATATATTAGGTGTAGGTCCAGAATTTATACCTCATTACATGGTATTAGGAATGGCAGGATATTTTGTAGCAGTAGTAAGAGCTCCTATAACAGGAGCAGTTCTTATTCTAGAAATGACAGGAAATTTTGATCATTTACTTGCACTTGTAACAGTTTCTGTGATAGCATATTATATAACAGATTTATTAGGATTAGAACCAATCTATGAGATTCTTTATGAAAAAATGGCAAAAGATGTTCCTAGTGAAAAAGTGGAACCTAGTAAAAAAACTATAATAACTGTCCCAGTAACAGGTGAATCTGAACTAGATGGAAAGAGAATATGCGAAATAAAATGGGCTGAAGATATTTTAGTAGTAGCTATCATCAGAAATGAACATGAAATAATTCCAAAAGGAAATACCAAAATAGAGGCTGGAGATAGAATAACAATACTTCTTCCAGAAAAGAAAGTTCATATTATGAAAGAGAGTTTATATAAATTAGGTACATGTAGTTAA
- a CDS encoding Putative p-aminobenzoyl-glutamate transporter: MPEMTGVTEIRRKKYFEGMKIPHTYVIISCIVLLAFIATYLVPAGVYQRVLDPASGRNVIDPTTFQYVENTPVMFFSMTQPNLFTAFVKGLKNSAGIVFFTFLVCGSFNMMQKTGAIEGGIARIALLLRNKSMLLIPIVVFVFSIGGVTIGMNTEAIAFVPLGIVMARALGFDAMVGMSIVALGAGVGFVGGFVNPFTVGVAQQVSQLPIYSGMGYRVVVYVILYIVTCAYIIRYAHKVKSNPENSVVKELEKSDNFSIDFDALPKLTGAQKIVLGIFFIGFGTIIYGVLKYGWGTDELISVFLLMGISSSFVCGIGPSKTAENFIEGAKGVLFGALSIGIANAVLVVLQQGQVIDSILHSLSQAISHLPGYISVVLMYITQIFTNIFIPSGSGQAATTMPIMAPLGDLLGISRQTTVLAFQYGDGFTNYINPTASGLMSYLAIAKIPYEKWIKWMGPLMGIWLSIGAIAVIIAYLTGY, from the coding sequence ATGCCGGAAATGACAGGAGTAACTGAAATAAGAAGAAAAAAATATTTTGAAGGAATGAAAATTCCCCATACATATGTAATAATTTCATGTATTGTGCTACTTGCATTTATAGCAACATATCTTGTTCCAGCAGGAGTGTATCAAAGGGTTTTGGATCCAGCATCAGGTAGAAATGTTATAGATCCTACAACTTTCCAGTATGTAGAAAATACTCCTGTAATGTTTTTTTCAATGACTCAGCCTAACCTTTTTACAGCATTTGTAAAAGGATTAAAAAATTCAGCAGGAATTGTATTTTTTACTTTTCTAGTGTGTGGTTCTTTTAATATGATGCAAAAGACAGGAGCTATTGAAGGTGGAATAGCAAGAATAGCTCTTCTATTGAGAAATAAAAGTATGCTTCTTATTCCAATTGTGGTATTTGTATTTTCAATTGGAGGAGTTACAATAGGAATGAATACAGAAGCTATCGCATTTGTTCCTTTAGGGATAGTAATGGCAAGAGCACTTGGATTTGATGCCATGGTAGGAATGTCAATAGTAGCTCTTGGAGCAGGAGTTGGATTTGTTGGAGGATTTGTAAATCCTTTTACAGTTGGGGTAGCTCAACAGGTATCGCAACTTCCTATATATTCTGGAATGGGGTATAGAGTGGTAGTGTATGTAATTCTTTATATTGTAACTTGTGCTTATATAATTAGGTATGCTCACAAAGTAAAATCTAATCCGGAAAATAGTGTAGTGAAAGAGTTAGAAAAAAGTGATAATTTTAGTATTGATTTTGATGCTCTTCCAAAACTTACAGGAGCTCAAAAAATTGTTTTAGGAATATTCTTTATAGGTTTTGGAACAATAATCTATGGAGTTCTAAAATATGGTTGGGGAACAGATGAACTTATCAGTGTATTTCTATTAATGGGAATATCATCAAGTTTTGTATGTGGAATAGGACCAAGTAAAACTGCTGAAAATTTTATAGAAGGGGCTAAAGGAGTATTATTTGGAGCTTTGTCTATTGGAATTGCCAATGCAGTATTAGTAGTTTTACAACAAGGACAAGTAATAGATTCTATATTACATTCATTATCACAGGCTATTTCTCATCTTCCAGGATATATATCTGTAGTATTAATGTATATAACTCAAATATTTACAAATATATTTATTCCTTCTGGTTCAGGACAAGCAGCAACAACAATGCCAATCATGGCACCATTAGGAGATTTGTTAGGGATTTCAAGACAGACAACAGTTTTAGCATTTCAATATGGAGATGGATTTACAAATTATATAAATCCTACAGCAAGTGGGCTAATGAGTTATTTAGCTATAGCAAAAATTCCATATGAAAAATGGATAAAATGGATGGGACCTTTAATGGGGATATGGTTGTCTATTGGAGCAATAGCAGTTATAATAGCATACTTAACAGGTTATTAA
- the gltT_1 gene encoding Glutamate-aspartate carrier protein encodes MAELNKKKSVWEAYRFSIILIGAIILGSIIGTVMGEKAKVFKPFGDLFINGMFTIVVPLVMVTISSSISSMNDMSRLKSILKNLILVFVSTGFIAAIIILIVVNIFPPAQGVNLNIPAAEALKPFQTGDQIVKAITVTDFPELISRKNMLPLILFSIVFGLCVNMVGEKGRKIADGLDALAEVFLKMINLLMYYAPIGLGAYFAALVGEYGKELIGSYTRAMIIYYPLCFAYFIFMFPVYGYVAGGKAGLKSLKHLLSPAITSLATQSSIATLPVNLEAAGKIGVPKDIREIVLPIGATAHMDGTVFSSILKISFLFGIFGVPFTGAGTYISAILLSIVGGVVMSGVPGGGLIGEMLIVTMYGFPPEAFPIIATIGYLVDPPATMINATGDTVAAMLVTRMVEGKDWIKKNLG; translated from the coding sequence ATGGCAGAGTTGAATAAGAAAAAAAGTGTATGGGAAGCCTATCGTTTTTCTATTATTTTAATAGGGGCGATAATTTTGGGAAGTATCATTGGAACTGTAATGGGAGAAAAGGCAAAAGTATTTAAACCTTTTGGAGATCTGTTTATCAATGGAATGTTTACGATAGTTGTACCATTAGTAATGGTAACTATAAGTAGTTCAATTTCAAGTATGAATGATATGTCTAGATTAAAAAGTATTCTTAAAAATTTAATACTTGTATTTGTTTCAACAGGATTTATAGCTGCAATAATAATATTAATTGTGGTGAATATTTTCCCTCCAGCTCAGGGAGTAAATCTTAATATTCCAGCAGCAGAAGCATTAAAGCCTTTTCAGACTGGAGATCAGATAGTAAAAGCAATAACTGTTACAGATTTTCCAGAACTTATTTCAAGAAAAAATATGCTTCCACTTATTTTATTTTCAATAGTATTTGGTTTATGTGTAAATATGGTTGGAGAAAAGGGAAGAAAAATTGCTGATGGACTAGATGCACTAGCAGAAGTATTTTTAAAGATGATAAATTTGTTAATGTATTATGCACCAATAGGGTTAGGAGCTTATTTTGCAGCACTTGTAGGAGAATATGGAAAAGAGTTAATAGGTTCATATACAAGAGCTATGATAATTTATTATCCATTATGTTTTGCGTATTTTATTTTTATGTTTCCAGTGTATGGATATGTAGCTGGAGGGAAAGCTGGGCTAAAATCATTGAAGCATCTTCTTTCTCCAGCTATAACTTCTCTTGCCACTCAGAGTAGTATAGCTACTCTTCCAGTAAATTTAGAGGCAGCAGGAAAGATTGGAGTTCCAAAGGATATAAGAGAGATAGTACTTCCAATAGGAGCAACTGCTCATATGGACGGAACAGTATTCAGCTCTATATTAAAGATATCATTTTTATTTGGGATATTTGGTGTTCCATTTACTGGAGCAGGAACTTATATAAGTGCTATTCTTCTTTCAATAGTTGGAGGAGTAGTAATGTCAGGAGTTCCAGGTGGAGGACTTATAGGTGAGATGTTGATAGTAACTATGTATGGATTTCCACCAGAAGCATTTCCTATAATAGCTACAATTGGATATCTTGTTGATCCACCTGCTACAATGATAAATGCAACTGGAGATACAGTAGCAGCTATGCTTGTAACAAGAATGGTAGAAGGAAAAGATTGGATTAAGAAAAATCTGGGATAA